The window TCCAAGACAACGTTAAACCCAGTCTCCACAGCCCCTGTCAAACCCAGACCAGGGGCCGATGCCTCCGCCTCTATATCTGAGCTTTCCGCTGACGGATCTGCCACAGCATCCAATGGCTCAGGGGGGCTTTCGGGTAAAAACGTCTCCCGCTCATCAAAATCTGGAATGTCGGGAAGAATCAGCTCTGCATCAGTTCCGAAAGCCAAGGCCTCAGCCGAGAACAGCTCTGCCAGTTCTGCCTCAGACGGGGATGACGCCTCTGCTTGCGCAGACAAGTCTTCTGGGGTTGGGGAAACAAACAGCGGGCCTGACGGATCATCTACCACAGAACTCTGAGCAGACAGTTCCGAGAGTAAATCATCCTCAGAAGCATCCGGGAGATCTGCCAGGGCACTTTCCAATGCTGAATTATCGGTTACAGAGGCGTCCTGAGGCGTCGAGAGATTGAAGCCCTCATCATAGGATCCAACAATCTCAACCGTGGGTGGAGATAAGTCTGGACTCTCGACTTCAGCTTCTGGGCTAACGGCATCATCAGGCTCTGACTCTGAGCGGATTTCTCGAACATCTTGTTGAGACTCTGGAGTTTCTGTCAGCGCCCCTTCAAGGTATTGATTGAAAGCCGTTTCATCAATGGAAACGCTGAACCCTTCAGTCACCGACCCGGCCACATTAAAAAGAGACCGTTCTGGCTGTGCAGATGCTGCGGAGGCAGGCTCTGAGTCTTCTGTGGATAGGTCTAGGTCCTCCAGAGTGGATAGGTCTTCTAAGGATGCGGGCGCCTCGGATAAAGGCGGCATTTCGAGGTCAAGATCCTCCAAGAAACCTGCCGCTGCTGATGGGTCATCGGCCTCAGGGTCGCTGTCTAATGACAGGTCGAGGTCGAGATCTCCTAACGGAAAGGCATCCAGCTCCATGTCTGCTGCGGCTGCGGCTGTTGCTGATGACGCCTCGGCGGCTACCTCTGGTGATGCTGGGAGACGCTCGTCCACAAAATCGGGATTATCGAACTCAGCCATCAACTCTGTTGGCGTAGTGGCTTCTTCTTCATCCTCTGAAAAGGCAGCGATGTCAGAGTCCTCAGGGAGCGCTAGCTCTAAAGAAATATCCTCCAGAGAGAGCGATAAATCAGTGAAGGTCTCTGGGGAGTCAACGTCGGGATCAGTCGCTGCGGTTGTCAGCTCGGCAATATCATCGTCTAAAGGCAGGTCAGGAGAAACTTCGTCATCCTCAGCCAAGCTTTCGGCATCGGCTGGGGGCTCTGTCGGCAGGACATCCTCCGCCAAGGACAATTCTGGAAAGGTGTCTGAGAGCGCGATCGCCAGGTCATCTTCTACCGCACTATCAGCCACCTCCGGTGACGGGTCTGTCTCTTGCAAATCTGGCAGTTCCAAGTCTAGAGAGACATCCTCCAGAGATAGGGAGAATGCGTCTTCCAGGACATCTACATCTGCTTCCAGGGCATCCGCATCCAGGACATCCGCTTCTTCCAGGGCATCCTCAGAGGCGATTGAAGCCGGTTCAGGAGAGGCGTCAGCAGGCAGCTCTGCCGCTATCATCTCCTCAAAGTCAGCGGGGACAACGGGTTCAGATGCGACTTGGGGTTCCTCATCTTGGGATTCTTCGTCATTTTGGGACGCAAAGTCATCTGGGGTGACCGCCGCCACAGACTCTAGATCAGTTTCAAAGACATCGCGACTGAGATCTGTCTCCAAGGCATCACTGCTGAAATCCGTCTCAAACGCCTCATCAATGGAAAAGCTAACGGCCTCTGTATCTGTCTCCTGAAACAGGTCTTCACTGAATCCTTCAAAGCTAAAAGCACTCTCCGAATCTGCCTGCTCTGGTTCAATCGGCCCATCGAAGACACTCTCCAAGGTTGCCTGCTCGGGCTCAATAGGCTCATCGTCAGCTGCGTCCGAGAGGGCGCTCTCTTCTGCCAGAGACAGGGGCTCGGCCGCATCTTCTTCTGGGCGTTCAGCAGCGTCTTCTGTGGGGAACAACGCCTCAGGAAAAACCTCCGACTCAACCATGGCGATCAGTTCAGCGGCCGTTGAGGGTAGCGTCTCCTCGGATGCAGCTGCGTCCGATTCAGTCGCCTCTGGTTCAGCCACATCCAAGTCGGTCACATCCAAGTCGGTCACATCCAGTTCGGCCACATCCAGTTCGGCCACATCCAGTTCGGCCACATCCAGTTCGGCCACCTCTGGTCCTGGCACGTCTGGTTCAGTCGCGTCCGATTCCGAGAAGAATTCCTGAATCGAGTCTACGGGAGCCGATTCAGTCGCTGTTTCTGAGGGTTCTGGCTCTGAGAAGAATGCCTGAATCGAAGATTCAGGATCTTCTTCAACGCCCCCCTCTACCACAGACGGCTCCTCTTCCAAGGGAACTTCTAGATCGAGGGCAGTTCCCAGTTCCATGCTGTCTGAAGGCAGCCCTTCCAGCCGAGAGAGATCCGTTGTGAGTTGTTCTAAGGCCGTGTCATCTAGGGAAAGATCAACGTCCCAAACAGACTCTTCAACCTCCGAGGTCAGCAAATCTTCATCAGGCGGGGCAGGGATAAAGGTATCTTCCGAAGTCTCCTCTAATGTGGCCGAGGGATCCGTAGAGCGCGGTGTTTCTTCGCTCTCTGACGCTGGCAGCAAATCGGAGAGGGAGGAAATAGTGTCCGATTCTAGTGAGGACATTTCAGGCGGAGCCAGTTCCTCAGCGACCTCGGATCCTAAAAAGGTTTCCAAGGTAGTTTCAGCGTTGTCTTCGGAGGCAGCGATCAGGCTGTCATCCAGGCCAGGAGAGTCCTCTGCATCCTCCTCAGGGGCGTCAGCCGCCGCTGAGGAGTCTGGAGTTTCTATCAAGTTCTCTAGTGAGGGGTCAGCTAACTCCAACGGTGGAGGAGCGATCGCCCCTTCTGGCGCCCCGATATCCGCCCCCATGTCCGCTAGCCCCATATCTGCCGGCACATCGAGTAACGGCACATCCAGATCTGAGGGGGTTACCGCTGCCTCTGAGACGTCTTCTTCCAAAAAGAAGTTTTCTACCGCCAAGAGACTTTCATCTAAGGCTTCGTCGAAAGGTTCCTCTGATACCGCCATCTCATCTGCAACGGGGTCGGGAGTCTCTGCCGATGCTGGGGGTGCCTCTGCCCCGGTTTCGTCAGGTTCACCAAACAAGCTTTCATAGAGCGCGTCAATTTCTTCGTCGTACTCTGGGCTCGTTTCGTCGCTGTCAGTCTCATCAGCTGGCGTATCTGCCGCTGCAGCTACATCGGGTGGGCGGCGGCCAATCGCGACTTCCCAAGGAATCGGCTCGGTTTGAATCAGGGTATTTTCCCCTTCTGACAAGCCGATGGTATCGTCGTCTGCTTCCAGGTCAGCACTATCAGCGTCATCGTCTAGATCTAGCTGGGTAATTTCTTCATCTAGCTGGAAGAGTGTAATTTCTTCCCCTTCTGAGAGGTCCGTATCCAGATCAATATCGTCCAGATTGACAACCGAATCCGGCAAGGGCTCTTCGATCGGGGACTCATCCGCCGCCAGGGGGCTCTCGTCATAGGCCTTGTAAGCGGTTGCGTCTCCCTCTGGCAACCGAGCCACCTCCTCCCCCGCACTAGACAAATAACCAGACTCTTGTCCCAACTGCTGAGCTAGATGGTTGATGAAGGCCCCAAAAATCACTTCGCCTTGCTGGCCCAAACCATGCATGGAATCTAAGCCCTGCGTCAGCGAGTCGCAGTAGCTTTGAATGCTTTGCTCCATCGACTCAAAAATTGCCCGCAGGTTGGAATCTAGCTTTAGCAATAGATAGTCTGTTTGGCCTTGAATTTGACGCAGTTGTTCTAGTCGTTGCTGAGGATGCAGCTGCGGTAAGTCAGCTGCGACTTCTTGGGGATCCTGAGGGGAATCATACAAGGCAGGAGCATCATTCACCTGCGCTTGCAGCGCTTTGAATTGGGGTGTTAGCTGCGCCATCAGAGATGAGCGCAGTTGTTCAACCACTTCGCTGACCCAGGCGGGGTTGCGCTGCGAAGTCGCCTCTTGGCTGCCTTGCTGTAGTCGCTCCAACTCTAACTGGCGCACCTCGTTTTTAAGCTGTTCGCGCTGCTGCTGCAGCGCCATAACCTCGTGGGTCAACGGCTGAATCATCTGGGCCCGGAGGTATTGCATTTCTTGCAGCAATGCCTGCAGCACCTGTTGACTGGCTACTTCCGTATTTGTGGAGATGTCTGCGGGCAGCTCAGTGCTAGGCACAAGTGGAGCATCACCAGAGAACCCACCCCAGTCAGCAGGCAGTCTCCCTGTCTCTTGAAATTCTTTGAGATGGGCCAGCGCTTGTTCTAGCAAGCGTCGTTGCTGGCCCGTTTCTCCAGCCATCACCCAAGGCAGTCTTGGAGTCGCTTTACCCAACAACGACTCAATTTCGGTGATGAGTGCCTGAAGTTGCGCTTGATGCGATGTCACAATGAACCCCTAAAAACCGACGGACAGGACGGGCAAAAAACTCTAAAAGAACTCTAGTAGTTATCTACCGCTGCTTGAAGTCAGGCAAAAACACTTATCCCCAAGTGCCTTTAAGCATGCCCACTGCTTACTTTTGAATTGCTCTAGAAGCCCTTGGATTACTCTAAAGGCACCTGATTTGCCCAAAGTGTAGGACAGGGTGCCAAAAACGGTCACATTTTGAAACAAAGCATGATGCATATCTCGCAGTTTTGACGTCCCGTAGACCCAGAGGAGCGCGCGCATAGCCCATATAGATAGTGTCTATGCAATTGTGTTATGAATTGCCGATGTAAACAGACACAGTAATATTGTCAACGCCTTTTTTGATTCTGCTAGAGTAATGGCTGGCTTTTCTTGATAGGTTGAAAACTTTTCCCCGAGGTCGATAAGGTATTGGAATATTCCGCAATCTATCCTGGCTTGTATGAATGGTATGGTAAGACTCTATGGAACAACTAGTACAATGCCTTTTATAGGGATTGCGCACATGATTTCTGAAGCCTGCCCTTATCTCCTTACGCTAGAGTTAGGGCTATTCAGCGCAGTTCGCAAGCGATCGCAAGAAGACAGCTAACCACGATCGCAGGGTTCAATTCTGATTCTTTGCAGCAATAAATACGACACACAGTACATGGATAGTCGCTATGGAGCCCGTGATAATTCTATAAAGGGATTGCCAATTCAAGAATCCCCGTTCTTTCAGGGGCTCCCCGATGAGGTTGTACAACAGGCTACCGCTCAGCTTGTGCTCCGTCGTCACCCAGCCAACCAAGTTATCTTGCTTGAGAACGATTGGGGTAGCTCTGTGTATTTTATCTTAGATGGCTGGGTTAAAATTCGCACCTATAACTTAGATGGTAAGGAAGTCACCCTAAACATTTTGGGTAAGGGTGAGCTTTTTGGTGAGATGGCTCCCTTGGACGAAGTACCGCGTTCAACCGACGTCATTACTCTGGTGCCGACCGTGATTGGCAACTTGCCTGCGCAAGATTTCGTAACGCTGATTCAATCTGAACCCAATGCGGGAATTCGCCTATCCCAACTGATGGCCAGACGTTTACGTCAGGTCAACCGTCGGTTACGGCTACGGGAATCGGATAGCACCTCTCGGGTGACTGATATTTTGCTATTTCTTGCAGATGGTCAGGGGAAGCAGCGAGATGCTGGGATTGAAATTCCGAATTTGCCCCATCGTGAACTCAGTAGCTTGAGTGGTTTAGCCCGCGAAACCGTAACCCGGGTACTGAACAAGCTGGAAAAGAAAGGATTGGTCAAGCGCGATCGCGACATCATGTGTATCCCAGATATTGAGGCGCTTGAAAAACTGTTGGTTTAAGCCACGCCATGAACGAGTCTTCCTCAGAGTGGTCCCAAGACCCAGCTGCGAATTCTTGGGGGGTAGAACCACCGCCTCCTGACCCAGATGAGATGGCGGAGGTTGAAGCCTATTTAGACTACCGTCCACCTGAGGCGGTGGACCTTGCAACACCGACGCTGCCACGGCCTCGCACTGGCCCGATTGTCATGGTGGAAACGGCCTTCCTTGCCAGTGCGGCCAGCTTGATTTGGTTAGTGAACGCCTATTTTCCCCCAGGCCCCTTGCTGCGCATTATTTTCCCCTTACCCATTGCCCTGGTTTATTTACGGTGGGGCAGGCGAGCTGCATGGATGGGGGCCTTAGTTGCCGGGCTATTGCTAGCGGTGTTAATGGGGCCGCCCCGCAGCCTCTTGTTCCTGATGCCCGATGGTCTTCTGGGGGTGCAGCTAGGCTGGCTGTGGCGGCGAGGTGCCGTTTGGTACGTCTCGATTGGTCTAGGCAGCTTACTTAGCACGCTAGGCTTTTTTGTGCGCCTGTGGTTGTTATCCCTGATGTTGGGAGAAGATCTGTGGATTTACGTAATTACCCAGGCGACGCAGGTGATCAACTGGGTATTAGAGCGGCTCATTAATTGGGGGCTGCTGGGCTGGGGCAGCCTGAGCCAAGTGAGCCCGACTTTAGTCCAAGGGGTCGCCCTGGTCATCGTGTTAATTAGCTCGGTTGTTTATTTATTTACGGTACATTTGGCATCGTGGCTGCTGTTAGAGCGCCTGGGGGAAAAAATGCCACCGCCTCCAACCTGGGTGCAGCGTTTACTCGATAGCTAGCCGCAGCTAAAAACTATGATTCGTGTATACACTCAGCAAGATCAGGGACAGGGGTGGCTGCGGCGCTACTGGGGGCATCGTCCTCGATTAGCCTGCATTTTAGGCTTTACTGAGACGGGGCTGATTCCAGGTATCTCAGCGGCAGGCATCACGTCGAGTGATCGGCAAACCACCGCGATCGCCGATGTCGAGTTTTTACACCACGGTGTGAGTACTTCTCCCAAATATCCCCTACCTGTTTTGACCGCAGGGGTGTCTCCAGCCATCATCGCTCGGGCTATTATTGCCGCTCAGCGCATTCCACTCACGATCTTCAATGCGGGGCTTCCGATTCCACCCACGGTTCCCCATATTGATTTGCAAGGGGTACCGGCTGCCTGCCTAACTTCTGGGCAAGCCCTGCCCCGTGCAACGGTAGAATCGCTGTTTCGGCAGGGATTAGGCTGGGGGCACCGCCTGGGCAACGAAGCTGATGCGGGCTATCTGGTGTTAGGAGAGTGTGTCGTGGGTGGCACCACCACTGCCCTTGCCCTCTTGCTGGGGTTGGGGGTACCTGCCCTAGGCAAAGTGGGCAGCAGTCACCTTGCCTGTAACCACAATCAGAAGCAGACGGTTGTCACCCAAGGGCTGAAACAGTGGCAGCAGCATCTCAGGGAAAATGATCCCTTTGACCCCCTAGATTTAGTGGCCGCCGTTGGCGATCCAATGCAAGTTGTTGTGGCTGCCATGGCGCTCACAGCTAGCTGTCATAGTGGAGTACTGCTGGCAGGGGGGACTCAAATGCTTGCGGTGTACGCCTTAGCCCGCGCCTTAGCCGCCCATCATCATATTCCCTGGCAGCCAGAACGCATTACGGTTGGGACAACCCGCTGGGTCGCTGAAGACCCCACCTGCGATACCGTCGGCCTCACACGCCTGATCGGAGATGTCCCGCTGTTGGCGACGCAGCTCTCTTTTGCAAACTCTCGGCATGAGCCGCTACAGCACTATGAAGCAGGTTATGTCAAAGAAGGCGTGGCAGCCGGGGGCTGTGCGATCGCGGCTCATCTGTATCAAAACTGGCAGCAACCCCAATTGCTGAGCGCCATTGAGACCCTATTCGAAGCGTGGGCGACACAGCAACCTTTAGCGCCAACAACAAAATCCCCTCAAATCGCATCGACCTCGGAATAATCGCTGCAGCAGTTAGCGCTTACAGGGCTCACGACTTATCACTTAAGACGCCACTACGCCAACTGACAGCACCGCCAGCAAAGCAGAAGTTCTCGTGAACTCTCATCAATATCTAATGGACGCGATTTGCTAGCAACTGTTCTTCTAAGGCCGCGATGCGGTTGTATGCAGCTGTGAGCTGGGCGGTTAACCGCTGAATTTGCACCTCTGGCGACAAGGAGGTTTCTTCCCCAGAGCGCTCTGGGTCAATATAAGCCGAGTCCACAAGAATATCCTTGTGGGCGGGAGTTGACTCGTACCCTTGCAAGCCGCTGTATGAAGCCATTGTTTGGGAGCGATAGATATCGCTCGATTCCTTGGCGACTACTTGAGCTTGGGTCGTCGACAGAATCTCAGACACGCGAGAATCAACCTGGCCAATGGCCTGGTGAAGTGCGTCAACTTTTTGGGTCAGCGTAGTGACCTGTTCCTGAAGCGGTTCCATATGACGCTGTTCTCTCTATAGAATTAGCTCCATCCTATAGCTGGAATTTTTCAATGAGCCATCTACCACTTAATCACTTAACCATTGTTGATATTTTCTTTAGCGGCTAAATTCTAAACTCTTCTGAAGGTTTCCTTGCAAGTGAGTCAGCACCAGGAGAGTAGACCGTTTTGATTTAGAGAAAGCTGATTGCAAGCCCTTAACAAAATTGCAGCTTCTTAACAAAGTCAAAAATGCTCCGTCTTCTTTTCATTAAGCAATCATTTTATTGACCGCTCATCTTTCTGTTGTTGCAGACAGGATAATAGACCAAACTCTCATCATTGCCATCTTCATGGTGAAGGTGTTCTGCCATTAAACAATCATCAACCTGACAGTAATTGCATCGTGTTTTGCCGATGGATAGAAAGTTTGAGATAGTTTGACAGCTTCAGTCACCGCTTGTGTGAGGCTGAAGCCATAGAAATCAAAGAATGCCTCATTTCCAGAGGAATTGCCTGCTTTACCCTGATCTGAATAGATTATTGTTGGCTTTAGACAGGCAGCGATCGCCCTTATAAACCTGAAAGCTGCATCGCCAATCATAAATTTGGATGGATCAGAATATATCTTTCAGGGTTTTTACTGAGCCTCTCGCGGGTGAATGAACGATTCAAGCAAAATGGCAGTCAGCAAACCAGCCTCACTAAACGCTCGGAGGACACCATCAATCAAGTCGTTCAGTCCCAATAGGACACCCCATAAGGCATTTTATTTTTCCATTAATGCCTGTTAGGGAAATAAGGAAAAAGCACTCGTGCTTGCGACTTTCATGCCGGTAAAATGTTTCGGCAGTTGCCCCCAGATAGCTGCTCAGTTTGCATCATGCTGCCATCAGTAACTGCACCATTCGAAACTTTTTAGCATTCCCCCTATCCAGAAAAACAGCAACAGCTAGAGGGCAAATCAATATGCAGCTTCAAATCGATTGAATATTACTATGCGCTAAATCCTGGGTACCCCTTTCTGTGTAGTCAGGATGGGGGAATGATCCCTGCACCTTTCATCGTGACAATTAAGCGTAACAATGTAAAAGCTTCTGGTAGAAGCTTCTCTCTGACGCCATGAAAAACTGATGTATCGAAGAACCTTACTCGTCAGCTTGATAGCACTCGCAGCAACTCAGGCTGCTTGTCAGCAGCAAACGGATCAGCCGCTGCGGATTGCTGTCCTCAAGGGCACAGTCCCGCCCCAGTTGGTCAGCGCATTTAAGGAGACCCTACAAGACCCTGTCAAACTAAGCGTGCAGGCTAAACCCAGCATGGCAGAGTTATTTCATCAGTTACAGCAATGGCAAACAGCAGATAACCCGACGCGTCGCCAGCTCCCTTTTAATCTGTTTGGATCACGCCCTGCGAGAATGGCAGACTGGGTGAGTTTGAGTGATTACTGGCTGGCCCCGGCGATTCAGCAGCAGCTCATCAGCCCCTTACCGGTTGACAGCATCCCTCAATGGTCTGAACTACCTGAGCAGTGGCCATCACTGCTGTATCGCGATCGGCAAGGTCGTTTGTCTGATCAGGGATTACTATGGGCCACACCCTATCGGTGGGGATACCTGGCGATGGTGTATTCTCGTCGCTCTTTTGAACGTTTAGGCTGGCAACCGACCGAGTGGCAAGATATTTGGCACCCAGATCTGGCTGGTCGCGTCTCTCTGCTCAATCATCCCCGCATCACTCTGGGGATGGTTCTCAAATCCCATGGGTATTCGGCCAATGATGCAGCCCCCGCTACCCATTCAGACTTCAAAGAAGCGCTTAAGGAACTGCCTCAGCAGATCGTGACCTATGCTTCTGAGAACTATGTACAGCCCTTAATCCAAGGACGTACCTGGCTAGCCGTGGGATGGTCAACGGATATCATGCCCCTTTTGTCCCGATATCGACAGCTCGATATGGTCATCCCAGCGCCAGGCACGTTACTCTCTGCAGATCTGTGGGTCAAACCCAGCCAAGCATCGCCTAACGATCAAAACGCGCTATCCGAAGACGAAAAAATAGCCCCCCCGAAAGCATCCTTTAAGGCGGAATCTTTAGATAGCCGGTGGTTAGCCCACTGGTGGCAACCAGACACAGAAGCTCCCCTGAGCCTGTTCTCTAATGGGCTTTCACCTAGGCTTTTGATGACAGAAGACAGCTCAGCCACCACCACAGATCTCTCCACGAGCAGGCTATTGCGCCCTAGTACGGCTCAACTTGAGCAGAGTGAATTTCTGACGCCCTTATCTGAAGAATCAGTAGAAGAGTATACGAGGCTTTGGGAAGAGTTACGGAGGCGCGAATAAGTCTTCATCGATGAAGGTTTCATCAATCTGAATGAAGGGCCCAATCCCTGCAGCACATTGCACATTATTGAGCTCTGGCACAGGCACTTCTGTACTCGGATAGCTCGCCAAGGCTGGAACACGGCTGAAGTCGCAGGTATGCAGACCCACGAGGCTGATAGAGCTAAAGATTCTGACCTGGTAACCGTAGCCCATGGCGATGGTGCCAAACTGATTCAGAATGGCATATTTCTGGGCGTATTCCAGACGATTCCAATATTGAGGGTCAACTTGCAGATCAATGATGTAAGACTCCCCCGACAGACTGTGAAACGCATTCCAGCCTCTAATCAGGCGATATCCATCTAACTGAATGAATCTTTGACCTGAGGTAAAACTCGACCAACGGTTCGGCAGTTGATCTCGACTCCACCAAAGGCTAGGGAGCGTCATCTGCACCGGGGAAGTATCTGCTTGAGTGATGGTGGGCCAAGCACTGTCCTGGTCTGACAGATAATCTAGCCCTAATTCATAAATAGAGGGGACATCTTGAAGCTTTTGCATCAATGCCTCGGCAGCGGTAGGGGCGGCTTCAGTGACATCATCGGTCTGGGCCCAAGCGATCGCACCAGGCCCCGTCGTACTCACAAGCACCGTACCTACGACTCCGACCATCCAGCTTAGTGCTGCCATTGAACCCTTCAAGATATGAGCCATTTGTCCCCTCATACCAGTCACCCAGGAATGCTAACAGAGA is drawn from Leptolyngbya sp. SIO1E4 and contains these coding sequences:
- a CDS encoding Crp/Fnr family transcriptional regulator, which codes for MDSRYGARDNSIKGLPIQESPFFQGLPDEVVQQATAQLVLRRHPANQVILLENDWGSSVYFILDGWVKIRTYNLDGKEVTLNILGKGELFGEMAPLDEVPRSTDVITLVPTVIGNLPAQDFVTLIQSEPNAGIRLSQLMARRLRQVNRRLRLRESDSTSRVTDILLFLADGQGKQRDAGIEIPNLPHRELSSLSGLARETVTRVLNKLEKKGLVKRDRDIMCIPDIEALEKLLV
- a CDS encoding DUF2232 domain-containing protein; translation: MNESSSEWSQDPAANSWGVEPPPPDPDEMAEVEAYLDYRPPEAVDLATPTLPRPRTGPIVMVETAFLASAASLIWLVNAYFPPGPLLRIIFPLPIALVYLRWGRRAAWMGALVAGLLLAVLMGPPRSLLFLMPDGLLGVQLGWLWRRGAVWYVSIGLGSLLSTLGFFVRLWLLSLMLGEDLWIYVITQATQVINWVLERLINWGLLGWGSLSQVSPTLVQGVALVIVLISSVVYLFTVHLASWLLLERLGEKMPPPPTWVQRLLDS
- a CDS encoding TIGR00303 family protein; the protein is MIRVYTQQDQGQGWLRRYWGHRPRLACILGFTETGLIPGISAAGITSSDRQTTAIADVEFLHHGVSTSPKYPLPVLTAGVSPAIIARAIIAAQRIPLTIFNAGLPIPPTVPHIDLQGVPAACLTSGQALPRATVESLFRQGLGWGHRLGNEADAGYLVLGECVVGGTTTALALLLGLGVPALGKVGSSHLACNHNQKQTVVTQGLKQWQQHLRENDPFDPLDLVAAVGDPMQVVVAAMALTASCHSGVLLAGGTQMLAVYALARALAAHHHIPWQPERITVGTTRWVAEDPTCDTVGLTRLIGDVPLLATQLSFANSRHEPLQHYEAGYVKEGVAAGGCAIAAHLYQNWQQPQLLSAIETLFEAWATQQPLAPTTKSPQIASTSE
- a CDS encoding extracellular solute-binding protein, encoding MYRRTLLVSLIALAATQAACQQQTDQPLRIAVLKGTVPPQLVSAFKETLQDPVKLSVQAKPSMAELFHQLQQWQTADNPTRRQLPFNLFGSRPARMADWVSLSDYWLAPAIQQQLISPLPVDSIPQWSELPEQWPSLLYRDRQGRLSDQGLLWATPYRWGYLAMVYSRRSFERLGWQPTEWQDIWHPDLAGRVSLLNHPRITLGMVLKSHGYSANDAAPATHSDFKEALKELPQQIVTYASENYVQPLIQGRTWLAVGWSTDIMPLLSRYRQLDMVIPAPGTLLSADLWVKPSQASPNDQNALSEDEKIAPPKASFKAESLDSRWLAHWWQPDTEAPLSLFSNGLSPRLLMTEDSSATTTDLSTSRLLRPSTAQLEQSEFLTPLSEESVEEYTRLWEELRRRE